The Leptospira saintgironsiae genome contains the following window.
ATACTGTAACTTTCCCCGCGGCAAGCTTTTTGATTACCTGAGGATTAACTGCAGGTTGGAACATTCCTAAATAGAAAGCTCCCTTTTTAATCTTAGATAAGCTAGCTCCATCCGCTAAGTGAATGCTCACTACTATGTCGGATTTTTTCAGAACGTCCGCGCGAGATTGAATCGTCGCCCCGGCTTTTTTATAATCTTCGTCAGAGAAAAAAGATCCTTCTCCAGCGCCTTTCTCGATGATAACAGAAGCACCGATTTTTTTAAAGGCATCAACTACGTCTGGCGTTACCGCTACTCTAGTTTCTTCCTTAGCTTCTTTTAAAACTCCGATATTCATACAGCCTACTCGAAACTCAATTTTTCGGTTAAATTCCCTTATAGGGGAAAAGTAGGTCCAGATTTTCTCGGCGAACGATTAATCCAAGTGATTTTTGAAATAATCGACCGTTTTCCTGATTCCTTCTAATAAAGGAACCTTAGGTTCATAACCCAGTTTTTGTCTAGCTAAAGTCAGATCTGGCTTTCTGCGGGCAGGATCGTCTTGAGGAAGAGTTTTATAAATGATCTTGGAAGAAGAGCCGGTCTCTTTTAAAACTAACTCTGCTAATTCTTTGACAGTAAACTCTCCGTCATTCCCCAAGTTCACAGGTCCATTGAAGTCCTGAGTGTTCATCATTCTAATGATACCATCTACAAGATCATCCACATAACAGAAGGATCTAGTTTGAGAACCATCTCCATAAACTGTGATATCTTTTCCTGCAAGTGCTTGGACCACAAAATTACTTACAACTCTTCCATCGTCAGGAAGCATACGAGGTCCGTACGTATTGAAGATACGAATGACTCTTATGTCCACTTTATGATTTCTGTGATAATCGAAACAAAGAGTTTCAGCGACCCTCTTTCCTTCATCGTAACAACTTCTGATTCCGATTGGATTTACATTTCCCCAATAAGTTTCTTTTTGAGGATGTTCGATCGGGTTTCCATAAACTTCGCTAGTAGAAGCTTGTAAGATCCTTGCTTTTACTCTTTTAGCAAGTCCCAACATATTCGTAGTTCCGAGAACATTGGTCTTAATAGTTTTGATTGCATTTGATTGATAATGAATTGGGCTCGCAGGACAAGCGAAGTTATAGATTTGATCTACTTCGAGTCGGATCGGCTCAGTGATATCATGACGTATTAGTTCGAAGCGAGGATTGGAGAGAAGTTTTTCAACATTCTTCTTTCTTCCGGTGTGAAAGTTATCCACGCAGATAACTTCGTTACCTTCTTGTATCAATCTTTCGCATAAATGAGATCCGATAAATCCGGCTCCGCCGGTCACTAGCACTCTATTAGCCATCAATTCTCTCTATATCCATAAATTCCGGTGGAAGAGGTTTACCGTTCAGATCCAAACCTCTGCTCAAAAACCATTCCAATACTTCTGGAGTTACTTCTCCAGGAAAGGGATTGTCTAAACCTAACACCGGCCCTTCATCAAACCCAGGAGTCTCATCCGGAACCGGACGAGGAGCTACCGCTCGCTTCAATGAAAAGAATATGATGGATACGCTAAAAAAGGACCAGAGCAGAGCAATCAAATATCCCAGGAATAAAACTGATTTCGGAACAGTTCCACCCGGAGAAGTTCCAGTTGCCCAATATGCTAAAATACCTGCATCAGTGTTTTGAACATTTTCAGTAAAATCCAAGAGATCGTATAAACTATACAAACTCACACTTGTCCCTAAAAACACAGTGATCAATCTATCCCAACCAAAAGGAAGGAACGAAGAGACTAAAAGAAAAATACCCCAAAGCAAACCTGTTCTTTGAGCAAGCCCTCCGGAAGAAGTGTACTTTAAAGTAAGTAATAAAACAGCCCCTCCCAAAAGTAACAAAGTGGGACGAACCAGACTTCCTTTGAATCCTCTGTTGATCAAAAATCCTCCGACCAAACAAGAACCCAAATAACCTGCGGAGACTACGAATATAAAAGGACTTTTACCTGATGTAGGAGATGCAACAGTTTGCCCTGCTTCGTCACCGTTCAATTCTATCATTTGAACAGAACCGCCGGAGATCAAAGTTGCGATCGCATGTCCTGCTTCATGAATAAAAACCACGAAGTCTTTTAGATAAGAAACCCATCCATGATTCCAATAGGAAAGAAGAGTCACTATAATCGCGAGTAAGAGTGCAAGCCTTAGGAAACGATTCTCCATTCTAGAATCAATATCGGCTTTTTGCGATTTAATCTGTTTTAAAATGGCTCAAAATTCCGCCAAATTTTTGGGAATGTTCCAAAGTATCTTTTACTGAATGTCTAATATTTTCCGAAGTTGCAGCTATGTCTTCTGCTGATTTAGAAATAGCACTCATAGAGTCTGAAATTTCACCTGCAGAAAGTTTTTGTTGTTCAGAAGTTCCAGCCATCATTTTTCCTAAAACTAAAACCTGATCAGAACTACTTCGAATTTCTCCAAGTCGTTTAGATTGTTCTAATAAAAGACTTTTTACTTTGGATGCAGAATTATGAACTTCTTCTATATAGTTTTGAAGATTCTCGAATACATCTACAGATTGTCCCACTTTCAGAGCACCTTCTTCGACTGAGTTAGATGTACTTTTTACAAGATGAGTAATGTCTTTGATACTCGACTTGGTTTGTTCTGCAAGTTTTGAGATCTCATCTGCAACTACTGAAAATCCTTTTCCTGCCGCTCCAGCCCTTGCAGATTCTATAGATGCGTTTAGCGCGAGCATATTTGTCCGTTCTGAAATGCTTGTGATAATGCCTACGATCTTATTGATCTCATTTGAATAAGATCTTATCTGTTCCATGGATTGGATTGCTTCATTAAAGATCTGTTTTGCTTGGTCTGCTTTATCCGCCACATTCCCAGCTTGTGACTCCAAGTTTTGCATGGATTCGGAAGTTTTTCCCAAGGACATATCTATGGAACCAATGCTATCGTTAACATTGGATAAACTTCTGGTTTGTTCGCTAATCGTTAATACAATCTCATCAATTGTTTTAGAAAGTTCATGAGAAGCAGCAGCAGTTTCTTGGACAGCATGAGCTTGTTTTTGAGAGACTCTTTCGAAAGAACCTACTGATTGGAATAATTCCTCATACAGTTTTAAATTTCTCTCGTAGTTCTCTTTCATTTGTACAAGAAGTCCCCAAAGACTAATGGTCATACATCTGAAGTTAGAATAAATTCTGTCTGCGTCTTCTATCCCTTCTTTCCTTGGAAATTCTGAGGCAAGATTTCCATTCACTACCTTGCCTACGATCTCCAAGGTCTCGGACATTTTCTTTTTCAGTTTATAGATAGTTCTCAAACAAAGAGAAAATCCCAGAACAACTGCAAGAAAGGTTATGGTAGAAGCGACCGGATCAGTTAAAAATAATTTCAGTCCTAAGTAAGAAGAAGGAATGAATATACATGCGAATGTGAAAGTTACAAGAGCAAGATATCCGAATTTTACTCGTATCGAATTTACAAAAGAGAAAAAGGTCCTATACAACCTTGATTCTCCGTTCATTCTTGCAAAAAGTTTTTCTGCCTTCTCTATTTGTTGTCTGTTCGTCTTCTTACGAACAGACATATAACCAGTAATCACTCCATTTTCGAGAACAGGAGTAACAGTGGCATCCACCCAATAGTAATCTCCATTCTTTGCGCGATTCTTAACGATCGCATTCCAAGGACGACCGGATTGAACTGTGCTCCAAAGATCTTCATAAACCGCAGGAGGTATATCAGGATGACGGACAATATTATGAGGTTGTCCTAGCATCTCCTCTTCTGAAAAACCACTTACATCCGCAAAATCTTGGGAAACATAAGTGATCTTTCCTTTTGAATCTGTTCTGGAAATAATTACCGCCGATTCAGCAAACTGAATTTCTCGACCTGTAACCGGTAGGTTCTTTCTCATATTTTCAGTAATTTTATGAAGTCAAGTTTGGTATAGCGAATTTAGGAAACTCGCATCTTGATTTTATCAAGTCAGAATTTGAATGAGAAATAATCTGTAAAATATTCTCTTAAACAATAATACTTTCGGTTTATTTTATAGAAGATTGTATATTAAAACCGACCGTGTTTCCTATTTTATAAAAACGAGATATGCTTGGATACTCCCAGCAATTCCACCAAGAAATGCTCCTAAGCTAATTAAGATGGCCTCGTCTTCTTTGAAAACAGAATGCAAGAGATGTTCGAATTCTTCAGGAGGTAGTATACTTAAATTTTCAAAGACTAATTTTTCGATCTCTAATCTTTCTTCGATATAGTCCTTCATTTTGTCTGCTGTTTCAGGCACTAGCTCCAAAATAGAATTCGCAATCTTCTCCTTTAGTTCTTCCAGTTTTTTAGAACCTAAGATCAAAGAAGCATATGGAATTTTTTTCTTCAATTTCTCATCCATCAGTTCTTTGGATTTGGAAAGAAGTTCTGTAATGATCAGATCTCCTCCTTTTCCTTTGAAGATTACGCCGATCAAACTTTCAGGATCTAAAATTTTAGAAGCAACTACGGACGCAAATTCTCTGGAAACATCTATCTGTCTTTTTAAGAAAAGACCTTGGTACTTGAAAATTAAAAAGTTCTTTGGCCGCAAGGGAGAGAAGATCATAAGGATCGCAAGCCAGTTGGTGATATAACCTACAAAAATTCCCATGAGCGGCATGGTCCACCATTGGTTCAAATACGCGATGAACAAGACTTGGACACAACCAATCAAAAAACCGAAATAAATCCCAGAACGAACTATAAATCTAAATTCGGGGCCTCCACATCTTCTGAAAATTTCGGAGAGAATATTTGCATTTTCTCCCGAAAGAGATTCTTTGATTAAATCACCAATCCCTAATATACTTTCTAAGTTTTTGCCAAAAGATGTATAGATCTCTTGTATTTTTTTGGGAATGTCTTCTCGAATCTCTTTTTCTAAAATTTGTTTTGCTTCTTCCGGAACCATCTTCCAGATCACAGGGTTGTCCGCGAAAAATATATCTTTAACAATGGAAGAGGATTTTTCTCCGATCCTATCTCGGATCAGATCTGAAATTTGCACCGGATCTATTTTTTTATAAAGATCGTAAGGCCGGATCAATCTCTCCATCATCACATCTGAAATGAGTCCGGCCATTTTTTTAGAATGTCTTGGAATAATTCCCTGCCAACCTAGAATTCCAAAGCCTCTAAACTTAATAGGATAGAAGATCATCTGAACTGCTATATAGTTTGTGATCCAACCTACAAAGGAACAAGTGACCAAAATCGAAATGATCTCGATCGAAGAACCGTGAACAGAATCGAATGATTGCATCGGGCAGAGTTTCATAGGCCCGAAAATTCGATTCAAGAAAAATTCAATGCTTAATATACTTGTAAAATCGTATCAATCCAATGGACTCAAGGGTTTCTTTTTTCATTTCTCTCTCAATTCATGCGGCCCTATTTTTATCTTACTATTTATTCCGAAATCTAAACCCCGAAAATTTTTCCGAACAGATCAAACTAAGTCTTAGCAAAGGACAAATCCCAAGTTTACATTTTTCACTTCCTAAAAGTTTGGGAGAAGGACCAGATGTTTCTTCTAATTCGGGCCTGGCCGGCACTCCAGAAGCAGAGATTGAAAGATTTAAAAATGAGATCCATTTTCCACCGGAAGCATTGGAACAAAGATTAGAATCTGATTGTTCTTGGGAAGTTGTGATAGGACCTAACGGAGCGGCTAAAAAAGTCACCACTATCAAACCTTGCAAATATAAGGTTTTTGAAACTCAGTTTAGAAGATCTATTTCTAGCTGGAAATTTCAATTGCCGGAAGGAAATATAATAATTATTCCAGTATCCTTTCGCATTGAATCAGATGAGTGAATCTTCTAAATCTTGGTATGCAATTTATACCAATTCTAGGGCCGAAAAGAAGTTAGCGTTAGAACTTTCCAAAAAGGGAATAACCCAATACTTGCCGATTATCTCGACCAAAAAACAATGGTCTGACAGGATCAAAACGGTTCTGATCCCTGTTTTTCCTTCTTACGTATTCGTAAAAATTGATATAAGAATAGAAAAACTAAGAGTCCTAGAAACTACAGGGGCAGTAAAATTTGTTTCGATCGGAGAAACTCCTCTCGTAATTGATGAGGAAGATATTGATGCAATCCGCCAACTCGTAACTGAGTATCCGGATATGATTAAGATCGAAAGGGAGAAGATGCTCGCTCCAGGTAAAAAGGTTCTGATCAAAAACGGACCTTTTAAAGATTTAAGAGCAAGAGTGATCCGAAAAGGAAGTAAGTCGTCTATTCTTGTTTCTATTTCCGGAATGGATACTACCGTATCCCTGGAATTGGATTCGGAACTATTAGAAACGGACGAGGAGAATTAGAAGTGGGAAATACATTAGATAAAGTTAAAAAAGCTTTGGATACAGAGATCGAAGCAATCCTTCATTTTAGAGAGAACCTAGATCCAAATGTAGAAAAAGCAGTCGAACTCATATTCCAATCCAAAGGAAAAGTGATCGTAACCGGTGTAGGAAAATCCGGAGACGTAGGTAAAAAAATCGCATCCACTTTGTCTTCTACAGGAACTCCTTCTTATTTTCTTCATCCATCTGATGCTGCCCATGGTGATGCTGGAATTTTAGCACAAGGCGATGTGGTCATCGCGATAGGCAAAAGTGGAGAAAGTGAAGAATTACTCAATCTTCTTCCTACCATAAAAAGTATCGGAGCCAAATTAGTAGGATTAACTGCAAATCCTCAATCTAGATTAGCATTGGACTGCGATATTGTAATCTTAACTCCAGTATTAAAAGAAGCATGTCCTTTAGAACTTGCACCTACCTCAAGTACAACAATTGCATTGATGTTGGGAGATGCGATTGCTATGGCATTGATGGAACTTAGAAATTTCCAAAAAGAAGATTTCGCATTATATCATCCTGCAGGAAGACTCGGAAAAAGATTATCCCTGAAAGTGGACGATGTGATGAGAAAGGGAGACAAACTTGCAAAGGTTGGCTCCGATGCAAGTTTAGAAGAAGTTCTCTCCGAAATCACAAAAAAACTCGTGGGAGCAACAGGAGTTGCTGATCCGAACGGAAAGTTGATCGGATTTGTAACAGATTATGATATTAGAAAATTATTAAATGATGGAAAATTAGATAAATCTATCAAAGCAAAAGATCTAATGAACTCGCAGCCTACCGTATTCGAAAGCGGGATCATGGCTTATGATGTTTTACAAGCCATGGAAAGAAGAGAAAAACCTATCTCTGTAGCTCCCATTGTTTCCAAAGATGGAGCTTTGCTCGGGATCGTTTCTATCCACGATTTATTACAGAAAGGACTCTGATTTTCGATGAGTAACGAATCTCAAAAAATAAGAATCATTCTTACATTGAACGAAGAGGAGTTTTTTGAACTAAAAACTCTTCCTAAGGTCGATTTTTTAGAGATACGTTTGGATCAATTTCGTTCTGACAAAGACACTCCCGAAAAGATCCTACATAAAATAAAAGAGCTAAATGCGTCTTGTGTATTCACATATAGACAACCAGAAGATTCCAGCCTGAAAAGTTTAGGTGTCTGGAATATAGAGAATATTGCCCCTTTACTCTCCGGATTAGAATCAGGAAAACATTATATAGATCTGGAATTGGATAAGGATAATCCTGTATTTAATGGAATCGATGAGGATCGTTTCGGGATCATCCGATCTGTTCATAGTTTTTCTGGAATTCCTGATTACGAAGAATTACTCTTCTTCTTAAGACCTGTCACTGAAGAAGTTTTAGCAACTGTTAAGTCAGGACTTCCTTTCCAAAGGATTTTTAAAATAGCAGCACTTCCGAAAAACGATCAGGAATCTCAAGAATTCCAAGAGTCTGCTATTAAACTTTCTAAACTATGTGCTAAACAAAATATTCCAATCGGTTTCTGTGGTATATTAATGGGAGAATCCGGAAAAGAATTCAGGATCTTTCCTGAAAAGATAGGATCTCAATTCACTTATTGTTGTTTGGGAGAGCCAAAGGCTCCCGGCCAAGTGGATTTGGAAACGCTTCTATCTAAAAGAAAATAGAGAATTAGTCCCTGTCTTGGGAATCGTCCTCTTCCTTATCATCTTCCGATTTTTTATGATCTCTTGTTCCAGCACGAGTTTCTAAGAATGTTTTGAAATTCTCGTCGGATCTAAACTTTTTGAAAGCCTTATCTTTTTCTGC
Protein-coding sequences here:
- a CDS encoding UDP-glucuronic acid decarboxylase family protein yields the protein MANRVLVTGGAGFIGSHLCERLIQEGNEVICVDNFHTGRKKNVEKLLSNPRFELIRHDITEPIRLEVDQIYNFACPASPIHYQSNAIKTIKTNVLGTTNMLGLAKRVKARILQASTSEVYGNPIEHPQKETYWGNVNPIGIRSCYDEGKRVAETLCFDYHRNHKVDIRVIRIFNTYGPRMLPDDGRVVSNFVVQALAGKDITVYGDGSQTRSFCYVDDLVDGIIRMMNTQDFNGPVNLGNDGEFTVKELAELVLKETGSSSKIIYKTLPQDDPARRKPDLTLARQKLGYEPKVPLLEGIRKTVDYFKNHLD
- a CDS encoding M50 family metallopeptidase, with translation MENRFLRLALLLAIIVTLLSYWNHGWVSYLKDFVVFIHEAGHAIATLISGGSVQMIELNGDEAGQTVASPTSGKSPFIFVVSAGYLGSCLVGGFLINRGFKGSLVRPTLLLLGGAVLLLTLKYTSSGGLAQRTGLLWGIFLLVSSFLPFGWDRLITVFLGTSVSLYSLYDLLDFTENVQNTDAGILAYWATGTSPGGTVPKSVLFLGYLIALLWSFFSVSIIFFSLKRAVAPRPVPDETPGFDEGPVLGLDNPFPGEVTPEVLEWFLSRGLDLNGKPLPPEFMDIERIDG
- a CDS encoding methyl-accepting chemotaxis protein; this encodes MRKNLPVTGREIQFAESAVIISRTDSKGKITYVSQDFADVSGFSEEEMLGQPHNIVRHPDIPPAVYEDLWSTVQSGRPWNAIVKNRAKNGDYYWVDATVTPVLENGVITGYMSVRKKTNRQQIEKAEKLFARMNGESRLYRTFFSFVNSIRVKFGYLALVTFTFACIFIPSSYLGLKLFLTDPVASTITFLAVVLGFSLCLRTIYKLKKKMSETLEIVGKVVNGNLASEFPRKEGIEDADRIYSNFRCMTISLWGLLVQMKENYERNLKLYEELFQSVGSFERVSQKQAHAVQETAAASHELSKTIDEIVLTISEQTRSLSNVNDSIGSIDMSLGKTSESMQNLESQAGNVADKADQAKQIFNEAIQSMEQIRSYSNEINKIVGIITSISERTNMLALNASIESARAGAAGKGFSVVADEISKLAEQTKSSIKDITHLVKSTSNSVEEGALKVGQSVDVFENLQNYIEEVHNSASKVKSLLLEQSKRLGEIRSSSDQVLVLGKMMAGTSEQQKLSAGEISDSMSAISKSAEDIAATSENIRHSVKDTLEHSQKFGGILSHFKTD
- a CDS encoding DUF445 domain-containing protein, with amino-acid sequence MQSFDSVHGSSIEIISILVTCSFVGWITNYIAVQMIFYPIKFRGFGILGWQGIIPRHSKKMAGLISDVMMERLIRPYDLYKKIDPVQISDLIRDRIGEKSSSIVKDIFFADNPVIWKMVPEEAKQILEKEIREDIPKKIQEIYTSFGKNLESILGIGDLIKESLSGENANILSEIFRRCGGPEFRFIVRSGIYFGFLIGCVQVLFIAYLNQWWTMPLMGIFVGYITNWLAILMIFSPLRPKNFLIFKYQGLFLKRQIDVSREFASVVASKILDPESLIGVIFKGKGGDLIITELLSKSKELMDEKLKKKIPYASLILGSKKLEELKEKIANSILELVPETADKMKDYIEERLEIEKLVFENLSILPPEEFEHLLHSVFKEDEAILISLGAFLGGIAGSIQAYLVFIK
- a CDS encoding LIC_10042 family TonB-like protein, translating into MDSRVSFFISLSIHAALFLSYYLFRNLNPENFSEQIKLSLSKGQIPSLHFSLPKSLGEGPDVSSNSGLAGTPEAEIERFKNEIHFPPEALEQRLESDCSWEVVIGPNGAAKKVTTIKPCKYKVFETQFRRSISSWKFQLPEGNIIIIPVSFRIESDE
- a CDS encoding UpxY family transcription antiterminator, whose product is MSESSKSWYAIYTNSRAEKKLALELSKKGITQYLPIISTKKQWSDRIKTVLIPVFPSYVFVKIDIRIEKLRVLETTGAVKFVSIGETPLVIDEEDIDAIRQLVTEYPDMIKIEREKMLAPGKKVLIKNGPFKDLRARVIRKGSKSSILVSISGMDTTVSLELDSELLETDEEN
- a CDS encoding KpsF/GutQ family sugar-phosphate isomerase, whose amino-acid sequence is MGNTLDKVKKALDTEIEAILHFRENLDPNVEKAVELIFQSKGKVIVTGVGKSGDVGKKIASTLSSTGTPSYFLHPSDAAHGDAGILAQGDVVIAIGKSGESEELLNLLPTIKSIGAKLVGLTANPQSRLALDCDIVILTPVLKEACPLELAPTSSTTIALMLGDAIAMALMELRNFQKEDFALYHPAGRLGKRLSLKVDDVMRKGDKLAKVGSDASLEEVLSEITKKLVGATGVADPNGKLIGFVTDYDIRKLLNDGKLDKSIKAKDLMNSQPTVFESGIMAYDVLQAMERREKPISVAPIVSKDGALLGIVSIHDLLQKGL
- a CDS encoding type I 3-dehydroquinate dehydratase, with the translated sequence MSNESQKIRIILTLNEEEFFELKTLPKVDFLEIRLDQFRSDKDTPEKILHKIKELNASCVFTYRQPEDSSLKSLGVWNIENIAPLLSGLESGKHYIDLELDKDNPVFNGIDEDRFGIIRSVHSFSGIPDYEELLFFLRPVTEEVLATVKSGLPFQRIFKIAALPKNDQESQEFQESAIKLSKLCAKQNIPIGFCGILMGESGKEFRIFPEKIGSQFTYCCLGEPKAPGQVDLETLLSKRK